In Halobaculum sp. XH14, a single genomic region encodes these proteins:
- a CDS encoding PH domain-containing protein, which produces MTDAEAPPALPLADDEPVGWTGRPRLSAAIPSALVGFVVAVVGVGWWALPAVSTRPPLLLVVAAVLLGVTVPAVSLLSLVNTRYVVTDRAAYVKRGVLGRRVSRARLAKVENTAYRQSVTGSLFGYGTVELQTAGGSFTFRRVDDPASVRATVDERTGGSGDADEPVPGSLREWRAVREEVRALRAGFEGGG; this is translated from the coding sequence ATGACCGACGCCGAGGCTCCGCCGGCGCTCCCGCTCGCGGACGACGAGCCGGTGGGCTGGACCGGCCGGCCGCGGCTCTCGGCGGCGATTCCCTCGGCGCTCGTCGGGTTCGTCGTCGCCGTGGTCGGCGTCGGCTGGTGGGCGCTCCCGGCGGTCTCGACTCGGCCGCCGCTCCTGCTGGTCGTCGCCGCGGTACTGCTCGGCGTCACGGTTCCCGCGGTCTCGCTGCTCTCGCTCGTGAACACGCGCTACGTGGTGACCGACCGCGCCGCGTACGTCAAGCGCGGCGTCCTCGGCCGCCGGGTCTCACGGGCGCGGCTCGCCAAGGTGGAAAACACCGCGTACAGACAGTCCGTGACGGGCTCGCTGTTCGGCTACGGGACCGTGGAGCTGCAGACGGCCGGCGGGTCGTTCACCTTCCGTCGGGTCGACGATCCGGCGTCGGTCCGCGCGACGGTGGACGAGCGCACGGGCGGGTCGGGCGACGCGGACGAGCCGGTTCCGGGCAGCCTGCGGGAGTGGCGGGCGGTCCGTGAGGAGGTCCGGGCGCTCAGGGCCGGATTCGAGGGGGGCGGCTGA
- a CDS encoding acyl-CoA carboxylase subunit beta, with amino-acid sequence MKVHVGAGASEEEAGAIASALAEHLGVDIEVFAGERDDPAAVAEPPEPEYPLADDLGPTDREATLREEIADILQGGPEKYKQRLPEQGKLFVRDRLDLWFGGGGEGGGGDADAEGATDGLKFEDGKFANFDSYHRNSPDVEEYDESNRVPADGLITGAAEFGGRDVHFMANDFTVKAGSMAGRGVEKFLRMQQRALKNGKPVLYLMDSSGGRIDQQTGFFANREGIGKYYYNHSMLSGRVPQICVLYGPCIAGAAYTPVFADFTVMVEGMSAMAIASPRMVKMVTGEEIDMQELGGPDVHAKYSGSADLVARDEEHARELVSQLMTYLPDKAGEKPPRSDAEPPKFSPGGIDELIPEAPNLPYDVHDLIERVADAESVFELKPEYGTEIVTAFVRIDGRPVGVVANQPTQRSGAIFPDAAEKAAEFIWTCDAYEVPLLYLCDTPGFMAGSDVEKDAILEKGKKFIYATSSATVPQQTVVVRKAYGAGIYAMGGPAYEPESVIGLPSGEIGIMGPEAAINAVYANKLNDIEDEAERKEREAELREEYRRDIDVHRMASEVVIDEIVPPSELREELVQRFDFYADIEKSVPDKKHGTVL; translated from the coding sequence ATGAAGGTCCACGTGGGTGCCGGGGCGAGCGAGGAGGAGGCGGGCGCCATCGCGTCCGCGCTCGCTGAACACCTCGGCGTCGACATCGAGGTGTTCGCGGGCGAGCGCGACGACCCCGCGGCCGTCGCCGAACCGCCGGAACCGGAGTACCCGCTTGCGGACGACCTCGGCCCGACCGACCGGGAGGCGACGCTCCGCGAGGAGATCGCCGACATCCTCCAGGGCGGCCCCGAGAAGTACAAGCAGCGGCTGCCCGAGCAGGGGAAACTGTTCGTCCGCGACCGCCTCGACCTCTGGTTCGGCGGCGGCGGCGAGGGCGGCGGCGGCGACGCGGACGCCGAGGGAGCCACGGACGGCCTCAAGTTCGAGGACGGGAAGTTCGCCAACTTCGACTCGTATCACCGCAACTCGCCGGACGTCGAGGAGTACGACGAGTCGAACCGCGTCCCCGCGGACGGACTCATCACGGGCGCCGCCGAGTTCGGGGGCCGCGACGTCCACTTCATGGCGAACGACTTCACCGTGAAGGCGGGGTCGATGGCCGGCCGCGGGGTCGAGAAGTTCCTCCGGATGCAACAGCGCGCGCTGAAGAACGGGAAGCCGGTGCTGTACCTGATGGACTCCTCGGGCGGGCGCATCGACCAGCAGACCGGATTCTTCGCCAACCGCGAGGGGATCGGGAAGTACTACTACAACCACTCGATGCTCTCGGGGCGCGTCCCACAGATCTGCGTGCTGTACGGCCCTTGCATCGCCGGCGCGGCCTACACCCCCGTCTTCGCCGACTTCACCGTCATGGTCGAGGGGATGTCCGCGATGGCAATCGCCTCGCCGCGGATGGTGAAGATGGTCACGGGCGAGGAGATCGACATGCAGGAACTGGGCGGCCCGGACGTCCACGCGAAGTACTCGGGGAGCGCCGACCTCGTCGCCCGCGACGAGGAGCACGCGCGCGAACTCGTCTCCCAACTGATGACGTACCTTCCCGACAAGGCGGGCGAGAAGCCGCCGCGCTCGGACGCCGAACCGCCGAAGTTCTCGCCCGGCGGCATCGACGAACTGATTCCCGAGGCCCCGAACCTCCCCTACGACGTCCACGACCTGATCGAACGGGTCGCGGACGCGGAGTCCGTCTTCGAACTCAAACCCGAGTACGGCACGGAGATCGTCACGGCGTTCGTCCGCATCGACGGCCGCCCGGTCGGCGTCGTCGCGAACCAGCCGACCCAGCGCTCGGGCGCCATCTTCCCCGACGCCGCCGAGAAGGCCGCCGAGTTCATCTGGACCTGCGACGCCTACGAGGTTCCCCTGCTGTACCTCTGTGACACGCCGGGGTTCATGGCCGGCTCGGACGTCGAGAAGGACGCGATCCTCGAGAAGGGGAAGAAGTTCATCTACGCCACCTCCTCGGCGACGGTCCCCCAGCAGACCGTCGTCGTCCGGAAGGCGTACGGCGCGGGCATCTACGCGATGGGCGGGCCCGCCTACGAGCCCGAATCGGTCATCGGGCTCCCGTCGGGCGAGATCGGCATCATGGGGCCCGAGGCCGCGATCAACGCCGTCTACGCGAACAAGCTGAACGACATCGAGGACGAGGCGGAGCGAAAGGAGCGGGAGGCCGAACTCCGCGAGGAGTACCGCCGCGACATCGACGTCCACCGGATGGCGAGCGAGGTCGTCATCGACGAGATCGTGCCGCCCTCGGAGCTACGGGAAGAACTCGTCCAGCGGTTCGACTTCTACGCGGACATCGAGAAGTCCGTCCCCGACAAGAAGCACGGCACGGTGCTGTAG
- a CDS encoding S9 family peptidase — protein sequence MADTLQELAELPTMAHPTVAPDGAEIALYYDVDGRNELYRLDPETGELTQWSDGNVPKNVVHGFEWGADGDRVFFHLDEDGDEQNDLFAIDRDGDVDPIVQQDAQVMLQSVGEDGETLLFGSNRDGQMNVYRHDLTSGETTKVTGYDRAVWTAELSPDCDRVAYATNESDDYDNVDTFVADADGSNARTLDVGETGAEASPADWHPDGDALLVSDNSPGLTRAGVYDLDADEVTWLGDGTREEEPAFFLPDGDRVVVSRTRNAEVVPVVYDVETGEGREFDVPDGVATFGRGGAGGEWVLDDGRVLLMHTTPTRRVELLAYDLETDEYGTVLPAEYGPFSPAEFGDAEYFTVTSDGVPETPQRAVEHDPYEELEIGAILYDSGERPSPLVVNPHGGPRHRDSLSFGYRTQFLLSRGFSVLQVNYRGSTGRGREFVEELYGDWGGAEQGDVVTAAEHVLDEHDWLDEDRVVVYGGSYGGYSAYWQLVQFPDLYAAGVAWVGLSDLEDMYENTMPHFRSELMVKYLGEPDENPDLYEERSPVTHVDNVDAPLLMVHGVNDPRVPVSQARIFRDAMDEAGYEAGADYEYEELGEEGHGSSDIDDKIRSLRLLDEFLDRRVGTVDAGTPAADD from the coding sequence ATGGCCGACACCCTCCAGGAACTGGCGGAACTGCCGACGATGGCGCACCCGACCGTCGCGCCGGACGGGGCCGAGATCGCGCTGTACTACGACGTCGACGGCCGGAACGAACTGTATCGGCTCGACCCGGAGACGGGCGAGTTGACCCAGTGGAGCGACGGCAACGTACCGAAGAACGTGGTCCACGGCTTCGAGTGGGGCGCGGACGGCGACCGGGTGTTCTTCCATCTGGACGAGGACGGCGACGAACAGAACGACCTGTTCGCCATCGACCGCGACGGCGACGTCGACCCGATCGTCCAGCAGGACGCCCAGGTGATGCTCCAGTCGGTCGGCGAGGACGGCGAGACGCTCCTGTTCGGCTCGAACCGCGACGGCCAGATGAACGTCTACCGGCACGACCTCACGAGCGGCGAGACGACGAAGGTGACCGGGTACGACCGGGCCGTCTGGACGGCCGAACTCTCGCCCGACTGCGACCGGGTCGCCTACGCCACGAACGAGTCCGACGACTACGACAACGTGGACACCTTCGTTGCGGACGCCGACGGCTCGAACGCCCGCACCCTCGACGTCGGCGAGACGGGTGCGGAGGCGAGCCCCGCGGACTGGCACCCCGACGGCGACGCGCTGCTGGTGTCGGACAACTCGCCCGGCCTCACTCGGGCCGGCGTCTACGACCTCGACGCCGACGAGGTGACGTGGCTCGGCGACGGCACACGCGAGGAGGAGCCCGCGTTCTTCCTGCCGGACGGCGACCGCGTCGTCGTCTCCCGAACCAGGAACGCGGAGGTCGTCCCGGTCGTCTACGACGTCGAGACGGGCGAGGGGCGCGAGTTCGACGTCCCCGACGGCGTCGCCACGTTCGGCCGCGGCGGCGCTGGCGGCGAGTGGGTCCTCGACGACGGGCGCGTCCTCCTGATGCACACGACCCCCACCCGCCGGGTCGAACTCCTCGCGTACGACCTCGAGACCGACGAGTACGGGACGGTGCTCCCGGCGGAGTACGGCCCGTTCTCGCCGGCGGAGTTCGGCGACGCGGAGTACTTCACCGTCACCTCGGACGGCGTCCCCGAGACGCCCCAGCGCGCGGTCGAACACGACCCGTACGAGGAACTGGAGATCGGCGCGATCCTCTACGACTCGGGCGAGCGACCGTCGCCGCTGGTGGTCAACCCGCACGGCGGCCCCCGCCACCGCGACAGCCTCTCGTTCGGCTACCGGACGCAGTTCCTGCTCTCGCGCGGCTTCTCCGTGCTCCAGGTGAACTACCGCGGCTCGACCGGTCGCGGCCGGGAGTTCGTCGAGGAACTGTACGGCGACTGGGGCGGGGCCGAGCAGGGCGACGTCGTGACCGCGGCCGAGCACGTCCTCGACGAGCACGACTGGCTCGACGAGGACCGCGTCGTCGTGTACGGCGGCTCCTACGGCGGCTACTCGGCCTACTGGCAGCTGGTCCAGTTCCCGGACCTGTACGCCGCCGGCGTCGCCTGGGTCGGCCTGAGCGACCTCGAGGACATGTACGAGAACACCATGCCCCACTTCCGCTCGGAGCTGATGGTGAAGTACCTCGGCGAACCCGACGAGAACCCCGACCTCTACGAGGAGCGCTCGCCGGTCACCCACGTCGACAACGTCGACGCCCCGCTGCTGATGGTCCACGGCGTCAACGACCCGCGCGTGCCGGTCTCGCAGGCGCGCATCTTCCGGGACGCGATGGACGAGGCCGGCTACGAGGCGGGCGCGGACTACGAGTACGAGGAACTGGGCGAGGAGGGCCACGGCTCCTCGGACATCGACGACAAGATCCGCAGCCTCCGACTGCTCGACGAGTTCCTCGACCGTCGCGTCGGGACGGTCGACGCGGGGACGCCAGCCGCGGACGACTGA
- a CDS encoding class 1 fructose-bisphosphatase encodes MGSDDALARIVDVVSRAAPDVRDALAGRRSYLDEENPSGESMLDADVYADDLLEERLTAVDGVGAYASEEREGVVNAGEGLSVACDPLDGSSNLKPNNTMGTIVGVYDAPLPASGRDLVAAAFVLYGPITTMVVAREGTPTEFLVTEDGDREKLRDVELPEEPTVYGFGGRVPDWPDDFSGYVEEVERELKLRYGGSMIGDVNQVLTYGGVFAYPALASSPDGKLRLVFEGAPIGYIVEAAGGASSDGGGSLLDVEATELHQRTPVHVGNRGLIERLESAVSR; translated from the coding sequence ATGGGGAGCGACGACGCCCTCGCCCGGATCGTCGACGTCGTCTCGCGCGCCGCACCCGACGTCCGCGATGCGCTCGCGGGCCGCAGGTCGTACCTCGACGAGGAGAACCCCTCCGGCGAATCGATGCTCGACGCCGACGTCTACGCCGACGACCTGCTGGAGGAGCGACTGACCGCCGTCGACGGCGTCGGCGCGTACGCCAGCGAGGAGCGCGAGGGCGTCGTCAACGCCGGCGAGGGGCTCTCGGTGGCCTGCGACCCGCTCGACGGCTCCTCGAACCTCAAGCCGAACAACACGATGGGCACCATCGTCGGCGTGTACGACGCCCCGCTGCCGGCGTCGGGCCGCGACCTCGTCGCGGCCGCGTTCGTCCTCTATGGCCCCATCACGACGATGGTCGTGGCCCGCGAGGGCACCCCCACGGAGTTCCTCGTCACCGAGGACGGCGACCGTGAGAAACTCCGCGACGTGGAACTCCCCGAGGAGCCGACGGTGTACGGCTTCGGCGGCCGCGTCCCGGACTGGCCCGACGACTTCTCGGGGTACGTCGAAGAGGTGGAACGGGAGCTGAAGCTCCGGTACGGCGGCTCGATGATCGGCGACGTGAACCAGGTGCTCACCTACGGCGGCGTGTTCGCGTATCCGGCCCTGGCGTCCAGCCCGGACGGGAAACTCCGCCTGGTGTTCGAGGGCGCGCCCATCGGCTACATCGTCGAGGCCGCCGGCGGGGCGTCCTCGGACGGTGGGGGTTCGCTGCTCGACGTCGAGGCGACCGAACTGCACCAGCGGACCCCGGTCCACGTCGGCAACCGCGGCCTGATCGAGCGACTGGAATCCGCCGTCTCGCGGTAG
- a CDS encoding class I fructose-bisphosphate aldolase gives MLPHADDAITRDGKALILAYDHGLEHGPVDFDPNPDTADPEAVWELATHDAVSAFAVQKGIAEAYYPSYSEDVSLLAKLNGTSNMWMGEPDSAVNWSAEYAADLGADAIGFTLYGGSNNEVEMAEEFREAQETAREHDMGVVLWSYPRGQGMKNDTSPRTIAYAARQGLELGADVAKVKYPGSPEAMAEACEMAGPAKVVMSGGSKTDDRAFLSTVESAVSAGAAGLAVGRNVFQRENPVEILDALEAVIYEEATAEEALERTGNAAVADD, from the coding sequence ATGCTTCCCCACGCGGACGACGCGATCACCCGTGACGGCAAGGCCCTCATCCTCGCGTACGACCACGGCCTCGAACACGGACCGGTCGACTTCGACCCGAACCCGGACACCGCCGATCCCGAGGCGGTCTGGGAGCTCGCCACCCACGACGCGGTGTCGGCGTTCGCGGTCCAGAAGGGGATCGCCGAGGCGTACTACCCGTCGTACTCCGAGGACGTGTCGCTGCTCGCGAAGCTGAACGGCACCTCGAACATGTGGATGGGCGAACCCGACTCGGCGGTGAACTGGTCGGCCGAGTACGCCGCCGATCTGGGGGCCGACGCGATCGGCTTCACGCTGTACGGCGGCTCGAACAACGAGGTCGAGATGGCGGAAGAGTTCCGCGAGGCCCAGGAGACCGCCCGCGAGCACGACATGGGCGTCGTGCTGTGGTCGTACCCGCGCGGCCAGGGGATGAAAAACGACACCAGCCCGCGGACCATCGCGTACGCCGCCCGGCAGGGGCTCGAACTCGGCGCCGACGTGGCGAAGGTGAAGTACCCCGGTTCGCCCGAGGCGATGGCCGAGGCCTGCGAGATGGCCGGCCCGGCGAAGGTCGTCATGTCCGGGGGGTCCAAGACGGACGACCGCGCGTTCCTCTCGACGGTCGAGAGCGCGGTGTCGGCCGGGGCGGCGGGGCTCGCGGTCGGCCGGAACGTGTTCCAGCGCGAGAACCCCGTCGAGATCCTCGACGCGCTGGAGGCGGTCATCTACGAGGAGGCGACCGCCGAGGAGGCGCTCGAACGGACCGGCAACGCGGCGGTCGCGGACGACTGA
- a CDS encoding DUF7409 domain-containing protein, whose translation MTEDAPDPTDIKYVGPATAAVLADAPFDAADVRSKNVSFRMLLDVGVNPGVAAKIRREHSLSWSFESEDPDDLRRRSSQVRGLGDAERAWVAAASDDWSERDLTPSEDGADDEAAWVAASASNAEQATEADGSGDPVAAESAWRERSAPTPLSELEDLDDETITDLAEAGITSVRSLSTADPGEVAEALDRDADRVTSLRDAASNYLG comes from the coding sequence GTGACAGAGGACGCACCTGACCCCACCGACATCAAGTACGTCGGACCGGCGACGGCCGCGGTGCTGGCCGACGCCCCGTTCGACGCGGCGGACGTTCGCTCGAAGAACGTCTCGTTCAGAATGCTCCTCGACGTGGGCGTCAACCCCGGGGTCGCGGCGAAGATCCGCCGCGAGCACTCGCTGTCGTGGTCGTTCGAGTCCGAGGACCCGGACGACCTCCGGCGACGGTCCTCCCAGGTTCGCGGGCTGGGCGACGCCGAGCGCGCGTGGGTCGCCGCCGCCTCCGACGACTGGAGCGAGCGCGACCTCACCCCCTCGGAGGACGGGGCCGACGACGAGGCGGCGTGGGTCGCGGCGTCGGCCTCGAACGCCGAACAGGCGACGGAGGCCGACGGGTCGGGCGACCCGGTCGCGGCCGAATCCGCGTGGCGCGAGCGCTCGGCCCCGACGCCGCTGTCCGAGCTCGAGGACCTCGACGACGAGACGATCACGGACCTGGCCGAGGCGGGGATCACCTCCGTCCGATCGCTCTCCACTGCGGACCCCGGCGAGGTCGCGGAGGCGCTCGACCGCGACGCGGACCGCGTCACGAGCCTTCGGGACGCGGCCAGCAACTATCTGGGATAG